A segment of the Marinitoga hydrogenitolerans DSM 16785 genome:
ATACCTATAGCAACTAGGTTAGTTAAAAACAATAAGAAAAGAGATTTATTAATAGATATAGTTAAATTGATAATTTCAATAAAAAAGCAGAATACAGATTATTCTCCGTTGGAATTACATTATAATGGTTCTCCGCTTCATAAGAATTTAGAAGGTGATTTTGAAAGTAGAATTTTAAAGATTTTACAAACAAAAGATTTATTAGATACATACTTACTAATGCTTGAAGCTTTAATAGAGAAAATAATTTTTCAAACGTATAGTTTAAAAAAAGATACAATTAAAGATATATACAATAAAGAAAGAATTCCCGCAGGGTGGATGCCAATTACGGATTTTGAAAAATTACCATCACTAAATAAATTTCTAAAAAATGATTATATTAATATTAGCATTAGAAGAATTGAAGAAATAGAAAATGAAATATATAGATTTTTAAAACATTTAAAATTACAAGTGACACCCATTAATATGGAAACAGTTTATGAGTTATATTCTAAAAAAGGTAGAGAAGAATACGATAATATTATTGAAAGAATATCACTTAAAGAAAATATAAATCCTATTTCAATTTATAATATTATAAAAGATAAATATGATTTAAAAAAAGATTATAGAGTAAAAAAAATATTATTTTTAGCAGTAAATGAAGAATTTTTAAAAAATAAAGGAGAATATAAAGATATAAAAAAAGGTTTGGAAAAAATAGGAATAACAGAAAATCACATAAAAAAGTATTTAAACACAACACTGAAAAAATATATAAATAATAAATTTTTAAAAGAACAATTTAATTATTATAAAAAAACCATACCTTATTGGAGTGGATAGAATGGAAGAATATAGAAGAATATTTAAACAAATAACTTTTTCTATTACAACAATTATATTGATATTTCTTATTGGTATTTTTGGATTTATGTTATTGGAAGGTTGGGATTTTTTTAAAGCTTTTTATATTACTGCAATAACACTTTCTACTGTGGGGTATGGAATGCCGGAAAACATTTCTAATGCAACAATAATATTCGATGCTATACTCATATTTTCTGGTATTTCTGTAGTATTGTATTTGATTTCTTCTTTAACGGCATTGTTTGTTGAAGGAGATTTTAAAAAAATAGGGGGTATCCTTAGAATGGTGAAAAGAATAGAAAACCTTACAAATCATTATATAATAGTTGGTGGAGGGAAAGTTGGAAAATATATTATAGATGAATTTTCAAAGAATAAAATACCATATATTGTAATAGAAAAAGATCAAGAGAGGATTGATAAACTGCTTGAAAAAGAAGAATATAAGAATATAAATTATATTATAGGTGATGCAAAAGATGAAGATATATTAATAAAAGCAAAGATATTTGAGGCGAAAGGTGTATTGCTAACTTTACCAAGCGATGTTGATAATTTATATATTTCTTTAACAGCTAAAACATTAAATCCTTCGTTATATATAGTATCTAATGCTACCAGTTCGGAAGAATTAAGAAAGCTTTTATATGCTGGAGTTGATAATGTTATTTTACCTCCAGAGATAACAGGAAAAAGAATGGCGTTGATGGTGGCTAAACCAAATGTGCTTTCCTTTATTGAAAGTACCCAGATAGATTTTGGTGAAACATTTGGATTTGCAGAAATAAAAGTACCAGAAAATAGTTGGATGGTTGGAAAAGAGTTTGGTGATCTTGAGATATCTAAAACTATTGATGTTGTAGTTATGGCAATTAGAAGAAATGGAAAAGCTCAATATAATCCGAAATCTAATTTCAAAATAAAGCCAAATGATTCGCTTATGGTTATAGGAGATCAAGGGGATATAGAAAAACTAAAGAGATATGTAATAATGCCCCAAATCTAAACACAGTAACAAAGCTAATTCCAATCAATTCACAAACGATTAACAAAATTAACGAAGATGTAAGTTGACAAAGCAAGAGAAAGGTGGTAATATATATACTCGGACGCGGACGAAGAGCCGCGGGAGGAAAAGAAGGAAAAGGGAAATAAGGAAGAAGCTCCTTGACAAGTGAACAGAGACACCCAGCGGAAGTAAAAAGAGAGAGTTAAGTGATCGAACTCGAAATCTTGGATGGAGGGTTTGATCCTGGCTCAGGGCGAACGCTGGCGGCGTGCTTAACACATGCAAGTCGAACGAGGAGGCTCTCTTCGGAGAGTAGTACTAGTGGCGAACGGGTGAGTAACGCGTAGGAAAGTATCCTCCAGACTGGGACAACCATTGGAAACGATGGCTAATACCAG
Coding sequences within it:
- a CDS encoding potassium channel family protein, whose protein sequence is MEEYRRIFKQITFSITTIILIFLIGIFGFMLLEGWDFFKAFYITAITLSTVGYGMPENISNATIIFDAILIFSGISVVLYLISSLTALFVEGDFKKIGGILRMVKRIENLTNHYIIVGGGKVGKYIIDEFSKNKIPYIVIEKDQERIDKLLEKEEYKNINYIIGDAKDEDILIKAKIFEAKGVLLTLPSDVDNLYISLTAKTLNPSLYIVSNATSSEELRKLLYAGVDNVILPPEITGKRMALMVAKPNVLSFIESTQIDFGETFGFAEIKVPENSWMVGKEFGDLEISKTIDVVVMAIRRNGKAQYNPKSNFKIKPNDSLMVIGDQGDIEKLKRYVIMPQI